Part of the Gavia stellata isolate bGavSte3 chromosome 28, bGavSte3.hap2, whole genome shotgun sequence genome, GGGGTTCTTAGGGCAAGAAAGAGATGGGATAAAGTGGAAGGCAAGGTAGTTAGACTTTGGCCATGTTTTCAGAGAGCCTCAGCAGCCCTCCTTTGAAAGGGCAGCACTGAATGCTCAGCTTCTCTGAAATCAATGGCCAGCAGCTCTGTCCTCAGTCCAGTATTAGCTTCTAGATTCCTGGGGATCCTTGTCTGGGCTGCCACCAGTGGCTTTAGCAGGGGGGACACCTTCTGCCGCAGTAGCGGCTGGAAATGCCAGAGaggtcacagcagccagaggtgatgggcactccgtcacagctgaggatgctgccaacagcagcggaggtggaggatccTACAATGGTGTTCTGtggaaaggagctgaggatggggccaggCAGGGCCACCACCACGGGAGGGGGTTCAATGACGACAgtggagttctggcactgcctgacacagggctcattgcagctgttggccagtgGGGTCGGGCCACAGGGCCGGCATGGCAGGCATGGCAGGCACTGGTCGTAGCAGGACATGTCTTGAGGCTGGAggtgcacctgggagagagggttGGGAGGAATCACAGCACAGGGACATGTGAGGAGCAGCCCACCACAAGTCTGTAACCTGGCCATGAGTGTTAGAAAGGCAGCTGCTGAGCCAGGAGGTAGAACCtgggcagaaaagcaaaagggttTCTTGGCCTCATCCTGACACACTACTGCAAAGTGTTGCCAGGCTCAACGAGGCTGCTGATTACCTCTTTAAAGAAAGCCCCCTCAGCCAAGTTCCGGACACTCTCTGAGTCAGGTTTTCACCCTTCTTCCCCCTCTCAAGCACTACCACGACCCAGCATAGGATGGAGGaacacacaaaagcagaaaaagggcATGGGGAAAGGGCTTCATACTCACCTGGTTCCCAAGGAGGAGGTGAGAGAAGTGAATGAGGCAGTGAGGAGTTGGGCTGGCTTTTATGATGGTCCCGACCCGCCCCAGGCCCAGAGGTAGCTTCTATGGAAGTGGTAATTTTCTAAGGTGCTCATGATGAACGGAAAACATCCCAGCTAATGACATGTGCTGAGTGGTTGTTTTCCTGATGCcaccttttcatttcctggctTATGCCATACCCATTCCTTCATGGAGGCTTCTTCTGAGTGCTGGGATTGAGAGGCCATAGGATTTCAGGGGCAGGAATGCGTCAGTACCCACAGAAGCCTCAGCTCAAGTGCCGGATGGGTGCAGTACAGGCAAGGGGTGTTGACCTGGGGCAAACTGGTGGGGTTGCCTGTGGACACGTTGACAGGAAGGGGCCCTGCAGTCCTTGCATGGTCACCCAAAGGCTT contains:
- the LOC132319405 gene encoding feather keratin Cos2-3-like → MKEWKLPLGLGRVGTIIKASPTPHCLIHFSHLLLGNQVHLQPQDMSCYDQCLPCLPCRPCGPTPLANSCNEPCVRQCQNSTVVIEPPPVVVALPGPILSSFPQNTIVGSSTSAAVGSILSCDGVPITSGCCDLSGISSRYCGRRCPPC